In a genomic window of Leucoraja erinacea ecotype New England chromosome 8, Leri_hhj_1, whole genome shotgun sequence:
- the LOC129699356 gene encoding probable cyclin-dependent serine/threonine-protein kinase DDB_G0292550, whose translation MNECNDSSQIGSVVHGSNDESAQIGNVVHEPNDSSQIGNVMNGSNDESPWIGNVVHEPNDSSQIGNVMNGSHEETQWIGNVINGSNDSSQIGNVVNGSNSESTWIGNMVNGSNDSAQLGNVVNGSNNESAWIGNAVHGSHEETPSIGNVVNGSNNESAQIEKVANGPHEETPWIGNVMNECNDSSQIGSVVHGSNDRSNIRNVVHESNDSSQIGNMVNGTRVETLSIANDVNGDVSGILSTGHLNVSNNTDPGGITRDGSVYGNELNGTDEPLLWFGNESQGSNNEIPGNASKQSTTDGDDSWNTNQLNATDGNMESLVNGEEIARNGSELNGTGEAVALIGTRSQSTLVGSDGNVTTIDRSVVANKPSGTGQNQVMNEVYPNRSNESLSQYKNELEGTNDKIAQTGKVINSGEISGNVSVQNLTTGETSWIWNELDGTSEETASNVMKQNRSCGDMFCNKDQMNGTSEEMPRNGSESNGPFVRSPLNEINEDINWNEKKHNGKISRNLSDQYASDWVIYTTENELGEMNGNSSLIENQSVGVSGELSRDDNELNVPSEEGNRTERNQTCAEISGTGNNDTRMGKKATNYALSRKASKQKVNSGKSSAIKNSPSKANGGVSKAGSKTIGAKHAQSVSQQKMNGKGDEKPNSGKMQSETQGEIPWNKMELNGTQEEMEEIGNKQNITNDTASSIENEVNITDKNTSKNGNNQNDSLSVNELNRMGGELKGVGDKIYINTSKPNITHGDAFWNGNQLNGTTEGTATGGSKVNGASGEVAKNGNELTPTSGDKSSTVANSDISRNVSNVKAVIREASSFRNNHVSIRQITWNGTEPSGTEEETSRNEHERDRKGEASSIRFMKNEDISIRSWNESKLSGTSDDVSLIERQMNGAAYIMPRTEKRSKITSYKITRNTSKQKAAIGEVSRTGKESKTNDKIFMSYETNGLLSKNMNEVAGSVSKTGIKVNETGQETARNAFKRNITRGNISGIGNDLNASTENVSTKKSVQYMNYGEASKNEKELKGTDGTKSWIGNDLLGDNEGPSRFGPKLSGTQGGISWSRSEKVQPEESSRSGENETGINGEESRNETEWTVTTEEISRNGTEPTTASAWNSHLVPILLVSFLGTLFFLLAILLVVLLYVKGLACFSREATHHSAADLMQQDPR comes from the exons ATGAATGAGTGCAATGACAGTTCACAGATTGGGAGTGTGGTGCATGGATCCAATGATGAGAGTGCACAGATTGGGAATGTGGTGCATGAACCAAATGATAGTTCACAGATTGGGAATGTGATGAATGGATCCAATGATGAGAGTCCATGGATTGGGAATGTGGTGCATGAACCAAATGATAGTTCACAGATTGGGAATGTGATGAATGGATCCCATGAAGAGACACAATGGATTGGGAATGTGATAAATGGATCCAATGATAGTTCACAGATTGGGAATGTGGTGAATGGATCCAATAGTGAGAGTACATGGATTGGGAATATGGTTAATGGATCCAATGATAGTGCACAGCTTGGGAACGTGGTGAATGGATCTAATAATGAGAGTGCATGGATTGGGAATGCGGTGCATGGATCCCATGAGGAGACACCGTCGATTGGGAATGTGGTGAATGGATCTAATAATGAGAGTGCACAGATTGAGAAAGTGGCGAATGGACCCCATGAAGAGACTCCATGGATTGGGAATGTAATGAATGAGTGCAATGATAGTTCACAGATTGGGAGTGTGGTGCATGGATCAAATGACAGATCAAATATTAGGAATGTAGTGCATGAATCCAATGATAGTTCACAGATTGGGAATATGGTGAATGGAACCAGAGTTGAGACGTTATCGATTGCGAATGATGTGAATGGAGATGTTTCAGGCATTTTAAGTACTGGCCATTTGAATGTATCCAACAACACTGATCCTGGTGGAATTACTCGAGATGGATCTGTGTATGGGAATGAGCTAAACGGAACTGATGAACCTTTACTTTGGTTTGGGAATGAATCGCAAGGATCCAACAACGAAATACCAGGGAATGCATCCAAACAAAGTACAACCGATGGTGATGATTCCTGGAATACAAATCAGTTGAATGCTACTGATGGGAACATGGAGAGCCTTGTTAATGGTGAAGAGATTGCCAGGAATGGAAGTGAGCTCAATGGCACCGGTGAGGCAGTAGCATTGATTGGAACCAGAAGCCAATCGACCTTGGTTGGAAGTGATGGGAATGTAACGACTATAGATCGATCCGTAGTTGCGAACAAGCCCAGTGGAACTGGACAGAATCAAGTAATGAATGAAGTATATCCAAATAGATCAAATGAAAGCTTATCCCAGTACAAGAATGAACTAGAGGGAACCAATGATAAAATAGCCCAGACTGGGAAAGTTATCAATAGTGGTGAAATATCTGGCAATGTCTCAGTGCAAAACCTGACCACTGGGGAGACATCCTGGATTTGGAATGAGTTGGATGGAACCAGTGAAGAAACAGCCAGTAATGTAATGAAACAAAATAGATCCTGTGGTGATATGTTTTGCAACAAGGATCAGATGAATGGGACTTCTGAAGAGATGCCCAGGAATGGGAGTGAGTCTAATGGACCTTTTGTCAGGAGTCCATTGAATGAAATCAATGAAGATATAAACTGGAATGAAAAGAAACATAATGGTAAAATATCCAGGAACTTATCAGACCAATATGCTTCAGATTGGGTGATATACACCACTGAGAATGAACTGGGTGAGATGAATGGAAATTCATCATTGATTGAGAATCAGTCGGTTGGAGTCAGTGGAGAACTATCCAGGGATGATAATGAACTCAATGTGCCCAGTGAAGAGGGAAACAGAACTGAGCGAAATCAAACATGCGCAGAGATATCAGGTACTGGTAACAATGACACAAGAATGGGGAAGAAAGCAACTAATTACGCACTATCTAGAAAAGCATCCAAACAAAAAGTAAACAGTGGAAAATCATCGGcaatcaagaatagtccgagCAAAGCCAATGGAGGGGTGTCAAAAGCCGGGAGTAAAACGATTGGAGCCAAACATGCACAGTCAGTGAGTCAGCAGAAAATGAATGGGAAAGGTGATGAGAAGCCAAATAGTGGGAAAATGCAGAGTGAAACTCAAGGAGAAATACCGTGGAACAAGATGGAATTGAATGGGACCCAGGAAGAGATGGAAGAAATTGGGAATAAGCAAAATATTACCAATGATACGGCGTCTTCAATTGAGAATGAGGTGAACATAACCGATAAAAATACTTCCAAGAATGGAAATAATCAAAATGATTCCTTGAGTGTGAATGAACTGAACAGAATGGGTGGAGAGCTGAAAGGAGTTGGTGACAAGATATACATCAACACATCTAAACCGAATATAACTCATGGGGATGCTTTCTGGAATGGAAATCAGTTGAATGGAACCACTGAAGGTACAGCCACAGGTGGGAGCAAAGTGAATGGAGCCAGTGGGGAGGTAGCCAAGAATGGGAATGAGCTGACTCCAACAAGCGGAGATAAATCATCCACTGTAGCCAACAGTGACATTTCCAGAAACGTTTCTAATGTTAAGGCAGTGATCAGAGAGGCATCGAGCTTCAGGAATAATCATGTGAGCATTAGACAAATAACCTGGAATGGGACTGAGCCGAGTGGAACTGAGGAAGAAACTTCACGGAATGAGCATGAACGGGATAGAAAAGGCGAGGCATCCAGTATCAGGTTCATGAAAAATGAGGACATTTCAATCAGATCCTGGAATGAGAGTAAACTGTCTGGAACCAGCGATGACGTCTCCTTGATAGAGAGGCAGATGAATGGAGCTGCTTATATAATGCCCAGGACTGAGAAACGATCGAAAATAACCAGTTACAAAATTACTCGAAATACGTCTAAACAAAAGGCAGCAATTGGAGAAGTCTCCAGGACTGGGAAAGAAAGTAAAACCAATGACAAGATATTTATGTCGTATGAAACCAATGGCTTATTGTCCAAGAATATGAATGAAGTGGCTGGAAGTGTATCAAAAACTGGGATTAAGGTGAATGAAACTGGCCAAGAGACGGCCAGGAATGCATTCAAACGGAACATCACCAGGGGAAACATCTCCGGGATTGGGAATGACTTAAATGCAAGCACTGAAAATGTGTCCACAAAGAAGAGTGTGCAATACATGAACTATGGAGAGGCTTCTAAGAATGAAAAGGAACTGAAAGGGACGGATGGAACCAAATCCTGGATTGGGAATGATTTACTGGGGGACAATGAAGGGCCATCTCGCTTCGGCCCCAAGCTGAGCGGAACACAGGGAGGGATCTCCTGGAGTCGGAGTGAGAAAGTTCAGCCTGAAGAGTCATCTAGGAGCGGGGAGAATGAGACTGGAATTAATGGCGAGGAATCCAGGAATGAGACTGAATGGACCGTGACCACTGAAGAGATCAGCCGAAACGGAACTGAGCCCACTACCGCAA GTGCCTGGAATTCACATCTGGTCCCAATTCTCCTGGTCTCTTTCCTGGGAACGCTCTTCTTCCTCCTGGCTATTCTCCTTGTCGTTCTGCTCTATGTCAAAGGGTTGGCGTGCTTCAGCAGAGAGGCAACACATCACAG TGCAGCAGATCTCATGCAACAGGATCCACGATAG